One genomic region from Ptychodera flava strain L36383 chromosome 14, AS_Pfla_20210202, whole genome shotgun sequence encodes:
- the LOC139149985 gene encoding D-glutamate cyclase, mitochondrial-like isoform X3 — protein sequence MSSETKSKFIDVKTLSGALPKDVRQKIRKKELVDGQPTTGMCEGYTQANLSIVHKSLADDFEKFCHANSGPLPLLYKSKPGEYAAPALSQHDSDIRSDVSMYNVLVNGKKSGSVGSLLEYEQEMKEMSTFYLGCSFSFEDALAKARVPLRNVEQNLNVSMYNTNIRCHPVGVFDCYQVVSMRPIPRNKIETAFQVTHPLIEVHGAPAHIGDPAMIGITDINKADYGCQVKFQEGDIPLFWSCGVTGLMALQSANSPLAFTHYPGCMYISDTPVKIHDLSSLPDKPKVIALKEEPFFASVTAESVVSKVKALEECIQDDPGVIPKSLDVTSFPPSGQDANLQTAREFLSGEDELHPKYQHLVAIERVGRASDKTWRSMRAVDLTSLVSPIDLLFDAAKDMPYVSTTGIGDGGNELGMGKVKDRVVEHINQGSEVACEVAADYLITAGVSDWGGFALSMALYAVSLCPVHDRYLRRNVGFPLQKAEDLQKVFPTVERQEAMLTALVDHGIHDGILQQLSMSVDGLPFHPVHAEKLHQLNKFVL from the exons ATGTCATCAGAAACAAAGTCAAAGTTTATTGATGTGAAGACACTTAGTGGCGCATTACCAAAAGATGTCAGACAGAAAATACGAAAGAAGGAATTGGTGGATGGTCAGCCCACCACTGGAATGTGTGAAG GCTACACACAAGCCAATCTTTCTATTGTACATAAATCATTGGCTGATGACTTTGAGAAGTTTTGTCATGCAAATAGCGGTCCATTACCACTGTTGTACAAGTCCAAGCCAGGAGAATATGCCGCTCCTGCCCTATCACAGCACGATTCTGATATCCG ATCTGACGTATCCATGTACAATGTATTAGTGAATGGAAAGAAATCAGGATCTGTTGGATCTTTGCTCGAGTATGAACAAGAAATGAAGGAGATGAGCACTTTTTATTTGGGATGCAGTTTCTCCTTTGAAGATGCCCTTGCGAAAGCTCGTGTGCCCCTGCGCAATGTagaacaaaatttaaatgtcaGTATGTACAAC acaaatatacgGTGCCATCCAGTGGGTGTTTTTGATTGCTATCAAGTTGTCTCAATGAGGCCAATTCCCAGAAACAAAATAGAAACTGCCTTCCAAGTAACACATCCGCTGATAGAGGTGCACGGTGCTCCAGCTCATATCGGAGATCCTG CCATGATTGGAATTACTGATATAAACAAGGCAGACTACGGATGTCAAGTGAAATTCCAGGAAGGTGATATACCATTGTTTTGGTCCTGTGGTGTAACAGGTCTCATGGCCTTACAGTCAGCCA attcacCATTGGCGTTTACTCACTACCCTGGCTGCATGTACATTTCTGATACACCTGTCAAAATACATGATCTGTCATCCTTACCAGACAAGCCAAAGGTCATTGCCCTCAAAGAGGAGCCATTCTTTGCCAGTGTCACAGCAGAGTCAGTTGTCAGTAAAGTGAAGGCACTGGAAGAGTGTATTCAGGATGATCCTG GAGTGATTCCAAAGTCACTAGATGTCACATCATTTCCACCTTCTGGACAGGATGCTAATCTACAGACAGCACGGGAGTTTCTAAGTGGTGAAGATGAATTACACCCCAAGTACCAACACTTGGTTGCAATAGAGAGAGTTGGTAGAGCTTCTGATAAAACATGGCGCTCTATGAGAGCTGTTGATCTGACATCTTTGGTCAGTCCGATAGATCTCTTATTTGATGCTGCAAAAGATATGCCGTATGTTTCCACAACag GCATTGGAGATGGTGGTAATGAACTTGGTATGGGTAAAGTTAAAGACAGAGTGGTTGAACATATCAATCAAGGATCTGAAGTTGCTTGTGAGGTTGCTGCTGATTATTTGATCACAGCTGGTGTCTCTGACTGGGGAGGATTTGCTCTTAGCATGGCTCTGTACGCAGTCAGTCTGTGTCCAGTCCATGATAGGTATCTCAGAAGAAATGTGGGCTTTCCACTCCAAAAAGCTGAGGATCTGCAAAAAGTATTTCCAACTGTTGAAAGG CAAGAGGCTATGTTGACTGCACTTGTGGACCACGGGATACATGATGGAATACTGCAACAACTGAGCATGTCTGTTGATGGACTTCCCTTTCATCCTGTCCATGCAGAGAAACTTCATCAGCTCAACAAATTTGTCCTGTAA
- the LOC139149985 gene encoding D-glutamate cyclase, mitochondrial-like isoform X2 → MSSETKSKFIDVKTLSGALPKDVRQKIRKKELVDGQPTTGMCEGYTQANLSIVHKSLADDFEKFCHANSGPLPLLYKSKPGEYAAPALSQHDSDIRTDLSLYVVVENGKCVKNVGSLLDYGDKMNEMQSFYLGCSYSFENALKQNKVTVLSGCSVFHTNIRCHPVGVFDCYQVVSMRPIPRNKIETAFQVTHPLIEVHGAPAHIGDPAMIGITDINKADYGCQVKFQEGDIPLFWSCGVTGLMALQSANSPLAFTHYPGCMYISDTPVKIHDLSSLPDKPKVIALKEEPFFASVTAESVVSKVKALEECIQDDPGNRGISPLHIPDELIKSALSLSHASSVVVTTGFPCIVNKTPPYENDGLSGAIAIATMLQALGKQVTIMVDADMTTVICDIVKTLVSRGVIPKSLDVTSFPPSGQDANLQTAREFLSGEDELHPKYQHLVAIERVGRASDKTWRSMRAVDLTSLVSPIDLLFDAAKDMPYVSTTGIGDGGNELGMGKVKDRVVEHINQGSEVACEVAADYLITAGVSDWGGFALSMALYAVSLCPVHDRYLRRNVGFPLQKAEDLQKVFPTVERQEAMLTALVDHGIHDGILQQLSMSVDGLPFHPVHAEKLHQLNKFVL, encoded by the exons ATGTCATCAGAAACAAAGTCAAAGTTTATTGATGTGAAGACACTTAGTGGCGCATTACCAAAAGATGTCAGACAGAAAATACGAAAGAAGGAATTGGTGGATGGTCAGCCCACCACTGGAATGTGTGAAG GCTACACACAAGCCAATCTTTCTATTGTACATAAATCATTGGCTGATGACTTTGAGAAGTTTTGTCATGCAAATAGCGGTCCATTACCACTGTTGTACAAGTCCAAGCCAGGAGAATATGCCGCTCCTGCCCTATCACAGCACGATTCTGATATCCG AACTGACCTCTCACTATATGTGGTTGTTGAAAATGGCAAGTGTGTGAAAAATGTTGGCAGTCTGCTCGACTATGGTGACAAGATGAATGAGATGCAGTCCTTCTATCTTGGTTGTAGTTATTCATTTGAAAATGCCTTAAAACAGAATAAAGTGACTGTACTGTCGGGatgttcagtatttcat acaaatatacgGTGCCATCCAGTGGGTGTTTTTGATTGCTATCAAGTTGTCTCAATGAGGCCAATTCCCAGAAACAAAATAGAAACTGCCTTCCAAGTAACACATCCGCTGATAGAGGTGCACGGTGCTCCAGCTCATATCGGAGATCCTG CCATGATTGGAATTACTGATATAAACAAGGCAGACTACGGATGTCAAGTGAAATTCCAGGAAGGTGATATACCATTGTTTTGGTCCTGTGGTGTAACAGGTCTCATGGCCTTACAGTCAGCCA attcacCATTGGCGTTTACTCACTACCCTGGCTGCATGTACATTTCTGATACACCTGTCAAAATACATGATCTGTCATCCTTACCAGACAAGCCAAAGGTCATTGCCCTCAAAGAGGAGCCATTCTTTGCCAGTGTCACAGCAGAGTCAGTTGTCAGTAAAGTGAAGGCACTGGAAGAGTGTATTCAGGATGATCCTG GAAACCGTGGTATTTCTCCCTTGCATATTCCTGATGAACTGATCAAGTCCGCTCTAAGCCTTTCCCATGCATCCTCAGTAGTTGTCACAACCGGTTTTCCATGCATTGTAAACAAAACTCCTCCATATGAGAATGATGGCTTATCAGGAGCTATTGCCATAGCAACCATGCTACAAGCACTGGGAAAGCAAGTGACGATTATGGTTGATGCTGATATGACAACCGTGATCTGTGATATTGTGAAAACTTTGGTGTCAAGAG GAGTGATTCCAAAGTCACTAGATGTCACATCATTTCCACCTTCTGGACAGGATGCTAATCTACAGACAGCACGGGAGTTTCTAAGTGGTGAAGATGAATTACACCCCAAGTACCAACACTTGGTTGCAATAGAGAGAGTTGGTAGAGCTTCTGATAAAACATGGCGCTCTATGAGAGCTGTTGATCTGACATCTTTGGTCAGTCCGATAGATCTCTTATTTGATGCTGCAAAAGATATGCCGTATGTTTCCACAACag GCATTGGAGATGGTGGTAATGAACTTGGTATGGGTAAAGTTAAAGACAGAGTGGTTGAACATATCAATCAAGGATCTGAAGTTGCTTGTGAGGTTGCTGCTGATTATTTGATCACAGCTGGTGTCTCTGACTGGGGAGGATTTGCTCTTAGCATGGCTCTGTACGCAGTCAGTCTGTGTCCAGTCCATGATAGGTATCTCAGAAGAAATGTGGGCTTTCCACTCCAAAAAGCTGAGGATCTGCAAAAAGTATTTCCAACTGTTGAAAGG CAAGAGGCTATGTTGACTGCACTTGTGGACCACGGGATACATGATGGAATACTGCAACAACTGAGCATGTCTGTTGATGGACTTCCCTTTCATCCTGTCCATGCAGAGAAACTTCATCAGCTCAACAAATTTGTCCTGTAA
- the LOC139149985 gene encoding D-glutamate cyclase, mitochondrial-like isoform X1, whose translation MSSETKSKFIDVKTLSGALPKDVRQKIRKKELVDGQPTTGMCEGYTQANLSIVHKSLADDFEKFCHANSGPLPLLYKSKPGEYAAPALSQHDSDIRSDVSMYNVLVNGKKSGSVGSLLEYEQEMKEMSTFYLGCSFSFEDALAKARVPLRNVEQNLNVSMYNTNIRCHPVGVFDCYQVVSMRPIPRNKIETAFQVTHPLIEVHGAPAHIGDPAMIGITDINKADYGCQVKFQEGDIPLFWSCGVTGLMALQSANSPLAFTHYPGCMYISDTPVKIHDLSSLPDKPKVIALKEEPFFASVTAESVVSKVKALEECIQDDPGNRGISPLHIPDELIKSALSLSHASSVVVTTGFPCIVNKTPPYENDGLSGAIAIATMLQALGKQVTIMVDADMTTVICDIVKTLVSRGVIPKSLDVTSFPPSGQDANLQTAREFLSGEDELHPKYQHLVAIERVGRASDKTWRSMRAVDLTSLVSPIDLLFDAAKDMPYVSTTGIGDGGNELGMGKVKDRVVEHINQGSEVACEVAADYLITAGVSDWGGFALSMALYAVSLCPVHDRYLRRNVGFPLQKAEDLQKVFPTVERQEAMLTALVDHGIHDGILQQLSMSVDGLPFHPVHAEKLHQLNKFVL comes from the exons ATGTCATCAGAAACAAAGTCAAAGTTTATTGATGTGAAGACACTTAGTGGCGCATTACCAAAAGATGTCAGACAGAAAATACGAAAGAAGGAATTGGTGGATGGTCAGCCCACCACTGGAATGTGTGAAG GCTACACACAAGCCAATCTTTCTATTGTACATAAATCATTGGCTGATGACTTTGAGAAGTTTTGTCATGCAAATAGCGGTCCATTACCACTGTTGTACAAGTCCAAGCCAGGAGAATATGCCGCTCCTGCCCTATCACAGCACGATTCTGATATCCG ATCTGACGTATCCATGTACAATGTATTAGTGAATGGAAAGAAATCAGGATCTGTTGGATCTTTGCTCGAGTATGAACAAGAAATGAAGGAGATGAGCACTTTTTATTTGGGATGCAGTTTCTCCTTTGAAGATGCCCTTGCGAAAGCTCGTGTGCCCCTGCGCAATGTagaacaaaatttaaatgtcaGTATGTACAAC acaaatatacgGTGCCATCCAGTGGGTGTTTTTGATTGCTATCAAGTTGTCTCAATGAGGCCAATTCCCAGAAACAAAATAGAAACTGCCTTCCAAGTAACACATCCGCTGATAGAGGTGCACGGTGCTCCAGCTCATATCGGAGATCCTG CCATGATTGGAATTACTGATATAAACAAGGCAGACTACGGATGTCAAGTGAAATTCCAGGAAGGTGATATACCATTGTTTTGGTCCTGTGGTGTAACAGGTCTCATGGCCTTACAGTCAGCCA attcacCATTGGCGTTTACTCACTACCCTGGCTGCATGTACATTTCTGATACACCTGTCAAAATACATGATCTGTCATCCTTACCAGACAAGCCAAAGGTCATTGCCCTCAAAGAGGAGCCATTCTTTGCCAGTGTCACAGCAGAGTCAGTTGTCAGTAAAGTGAAGGCACTGGAAGAGTGTATTCAGGATGATCCTG GAAACCGTGGTATTTCTCCCTTGCATATTCCTGATGAACTGATCAAGTCCGCTCTAAGCCTTTCCCATGCATCCTCAGTAGTTGTCACAACCGGTTTTCCATGCATTGTAAACAAAACTCCTCCATATGAGAATGATGGCTTATCAGGAGCTATTGCCATAGCAACCATGCTACAAGCACTGGGAAAGCAAGTGACGATTATGGTTGATGCTGATATGACAACCGTGATCTGTGATATTGTGAAAACTTTGGTGTCAAGAG GAGTGATTCCAAAGTCACTAGATGTCACATCATTTCCACCTTCTGGACAGGATGCTAATCTACAGACAGCACGGGAGTTTCTAAGTGGTGAAGATGAATTACACCCCAAGTACCAACACTTGGTTGCAATAGAGAGAGTTGGTAGAGCTTCTGATAAAACATGGCGCTCTATGAGAGCTGTTGATCTGACATCTTTGGTCAGTCCGATAGATCTCTTATTTGATGCTGCAAAAGATATGCCGTATGTTTCCACAACag GCATTGGAGATGGTGGTAATGAACTTGGTATGGGTAAAGTTAAAGACAGAGTGGTTGAACATATCAATCAAGGATCTGAAGTTGCTTGTGAGGTTGCTGCTGATTATTTGATCACAGCTGGTGTCTCTGACTGGGGAGGATTTGCTCTTAGCATGGCTCTGTACGCAGTCAGTCTGTGTCCAGTCCATGATAGGTATCTCAGAAGAAATGTGGGCTTTCCACTCCAAAAAGCTGAGGATCTGCAAAAAGTATTTCCAACTGTTGAAAGG CAAGAGGCTATGTTGACTGCACTTGTGGACCACGGGATACATGATGGAATACTGCAACAACTGAGCATGTCTGTTGATGGACTTCCCTTTCATCCTGTCCATGCAGAGAAACTTCATCAGCTCAACAAATTTGTCCTGTAA
- the LOC139149985 gene encoding D-glutamate cyclase, mitochondrial-like isoform X4, whose protein sequence is MSSETKSKFIDVKTLSGALPKDVRQKIRKKELVDGQPTTGMCEGYTQANLSIVHKSLADDFEKFCHANSGPLPLLYKSKPGEYAAPALSQHDSDIRSDVSMYNVLVNGKKSGSVGSLLEYEQEMKEMSTFYLGCSFSFEDALAKARVPLRNVEQNLNVSMYNTNIRCHPVGVFDCYQVVSMRPIPRNKIETAFQVTHPLIEVHGAPAHIGDPAMIGITDINKADYGCQVKFQEGDIPLFWSCGVTGLMALQSANSPLAFTHYPGCMYISDTPVKIHDLSSLPDKPKVIALKEEPFFASVTAESVVSKVKALEECIQDDPGNRGISPLHIPDELIKSALSLSHASSVVVTTGFPCIVNKTPPYENDGLSGAIAIATMLQALGKQVTIMVDADMTTVICDIVKTLVSRGVIPKSLDVTSFPPSGQDANLQTAREFLSGEDELHPKYQHLVAIERVGRASDKTWRSMRAVDLTSLVSPIDLLFDAAKDMPYVSTTEVNFFPFTKALEMVVMNLVWVKLKTEWLNISIKDLKLLVRLLLII, encoded by the exons ATGTCATCAGAAACAAAGTCAAAGTTTATTGATGTGAAGACACTTAGTGGCGCATTACCAAAAGATGTCAGACAGAAAATACGAAAGAAGGAATTGGTGGATGGTCAGCCCACCACTGGAATGTGTGAAG GCTACACACAAGCCAATCTTTCTATTGTACATAAATCATTGGCTGATGACTTTGAGAAGTTTTGTCATGCAAATAGCGGTCCATTACCACTGTTGTACAAGTCCAAGCCAGGAGAATATGCCGCTCCTGCCCTATCACAGCACGATTCTGATATCCG ATCTGACGTATCCATGTACAATGTATTAGTGAATGGAAAGAAATCAGGATCTGTTGGATCTTTGCTCGAGTATGAACAAGAAATGAAGGAGATGAGCACTTTTTATTTGGGATGCAGTTTCTCCTTTGAAGATGCCCTTGCGAAAGCTCGTGTGCCCCTGCGCAATGTagaacaaaatttaaatgtcaGTATGTACAAC acaaatatacgGTGCCATCCAGTGGGTGTTTTTGATTGCTATCAAGTTGTCTCAATGAGGCCAATTCCCAGAAACAAAATAGAAACTGCCTTCCAAGTAACACATCCGCTGATAGAGGTGCACGGTGCTCCAGCTCATATCGGAGATCCTG CCATGATTGGAATTACTGATATAAACAAGGCAGACTACGGATGTCAAGTGAAATTCCAGGAAGGTGATATACCATTGTTTTGGTCCTGTGGTGTAACAGGTCTCATGGCCTTACAGTCAGCCA attcacCATTGGCGTTTACTCACTACCCTGGCTGCATGTACATTTCTGATACACCTGTCAAAATACATGATCTGTCATCCTTACCAGACAAGCCAAAGGTCATTGCCCTCAAAGAGGAGCCATTCTTTGCCAGTGTCACAGCAGAGTCAGTTGTCAGTAAAGTGAAGGCACTGGAAGAGTGTATTCAGGATGATCCTG GAAACCGTGGTATTTCTCCCTTGCATATTCCTGATGAACTGATCAAGTCCGCTCTAAGCCTTTCCCATGCATCCTCAGTAGTTGTCACAACCGGTTTTCCATGCATTGTAAACAAAACTCCTCCATATGAGAATGATGGCTTATCAGGAGCTATTGCCATAGCAACCATGCTACAAGCACTGGGAAAGCAAGTGACGATTATGGTTGATGCTGATATGACAACCGTGATCTGTGATATTGTGAAAACTTTGGTGTCAAGAG GAGTGATTCCAAAGTCACTAGATGTCACATCATTTCCACCTTCTGGACAGGATGCTAATCTACAGACAGCACGGGAGTTTCTAAGTGGTGAAGATGAATTACACCCCAAGTACCAACACTTGGTTGCAATAGAGAGAGTTGGTAGAGCTTCTGATAAAACATGGCGCTCTATGAGAGCTGTTGATCTGACATCTTTGGTCAGTCCGATAGATCTCTTATTTGATGCTGCAAAAGATATGCCGTATGTTTCCACAACag aagtcaatttttttccctttacAAAGGCATTGGAGATGGTGGTAATGAACTTGGTATGGGTAAAGTTAAAGACAGAGTGGTTGAACATATCAATCAAGGATCTGAAGTTGCTTGTGAGGTTGCTGCTGATTATTTGA